One Chaetodon auriga isolate fChaAug3 chromosome 14, fChaAug3.hap1, whole genome shotgun sequence genomic window carries:
- the noto gene encoding homeobox protein notochord, producing MQVPNRPVGVYGYSVRNYAPASLYPQYPGSQCASSTKPPSGKSFTIDALLAKPEDTSSCRTSPTLCGEKYQPAAPALPLPGHVGLPIATAPYVYSPNMLHSALHTQPGYSVYCCPPFTYQSSCRGAFYAQASMSKVNAGLHSFKTKGGKSKRMRTSFTSEQLSRLEKEFARQQYMVGSERFLLASALQLTEAQVKVWFQNRRIKWRKQSLEQQQAKLAKLGLAAPPKSPGSQGHGDEGDEDEEFSDLDVDIDVSDDSTDHC from the exons ATGCAGGTTCCCAACAGACCAGTCGGAGTTTACGGATACTCCGTGCGTAATTACGCACCAGCGTCGCTGTACCCACAGTACCCGGGAAGCCAGTGCGCGTCGTCAACGAAGCCTCCCAGTGGAAAATCCTTCACTATTGACGCTTTGCTCGCCAAGCCGGAGGACACAAGCAGCTGCCGGACGAGCCCTACTCTGTGCGGAGAGAAATATcaaccagcagctccagctctgcctctcccCGGACACGTAGGCTTACCGATAGCAACAGCACCTTACGTCTACTCACCGAACATGTTGCACTCAGCGCTCCACACACAGCCTGGATATTCAGTCTACTGCTGCCCGCCTTTCACCTACCAGTCATCGTGTCGTGGAGCATTTTACGCACAAG CTTCAATGTCCAAAGTCAACGCGGGGCTGCATTCCTTCAAAACTAAAGGAGGCAAGTCGAAACGGATGCGCACCAGCTTCACCAGCGAGCAGCTCTCCCGGCTGGAGAAGGAGTTTGCACGGCAGCAGTACATGGTCGGGTCAGAGAGGTTCCTCCTGGCCTCGGCTCTCCAGCTCACCGAAGCTCAG gTCAAAGTCTGGTTCCAGAACCGACGCATCAAGTGGCGCAAACAGagtctggagcagcagcaggccaagCTGGCCAAGCTGGGCCTGGCTGCTCCGCCGAAAAGTCCCGGATCTCAAGGCCACGGGGATGAAggggatgaggatgaggagttcTCCGACTTGGACGTGGATATTGACGTGTCCGATGACTCTACCGACCACTGCTGA